The following proteins are co-located in the Candidatus Ozemobacteraceae bacterium genome:
- a CDS encoding metal ABC transporter substrate-binding protein: protein MKKNVLVNIFIVISLWAAIVPLHAARGTENGERPLRVVTTIPDYADFASRLGGEHVVVSHIVQGDQDAHFIRPKPSFVQMLREADLLIATGLDLEMWLPTAVDKSGNPRIRSEAVGYVAAAQGVRMKDIPTVLSRSEGGLHIYGNPHITVSPLNMLRVAENIEIGLEKNAPTHAQEFRNRLNQLKAELYKRLYGSELVEVLGGETLVKLHQEGKLYDFLKQNTFEGKPLTNLLGGWTGRMLPLRGLAIVTYHKNWVYFCDDFGLVQVDTIEPKPGIPPSPKHTKELEERMRRDGVKVMLSVNYFDEQTVKSIAEATGATYRMVPYYVGGSAGVGDYFCLVDHWVEALVTMAAEAGWKGEGR, encoded by the coding sequence ATGAAGAAGAATGTATTAGTCAATATATTTATTGTCATCTCTCTGTGGGCGGCGATCGTGCCTCTCCATGCCGCAAGAGGAACGGAAAACGGGGAACGTCCTCTGCGCGTCGTCACGACGATTCCCGATTATGCCGACTTTGCAAGCAGGTTGGGCGGGGAGCATGTCGTCGTGTCGCATATCGTCCAGGGAGACCAGGATGCCCATTTCATCCGGCCGAAGCCCTCATTCGTCCAGATGCTGCGCGAAGCCGACCTGCTCATTGCGACGGGCCTCGATCTCGAAATGTGGCTGCCCACCGCCGTCGACAAATCAGGCAATCCCCGCATTCGGAGCGAGGCGGTCGGCTACGTGGCGGCCGCCCAGGGGGTTCGGATGAAGGATATTCCGACCGTCCTGTCACGCAGTGAGGGAGGGCTTCACATCTATGGGAACCCTCACATCACCGTGAGCCCTCTCAATATGCTTCGCGTCGCCGAGAACATCGAGATCGGTCTTGAAAAGAACGCTCCGACTCATGCACAGGAGTTTCGGAACCGGCTGAACCAGCTTAAGGCTGAATTATATAAGAGGCTTTATGGATCTGAGCTGGTTGAGGTGCTTGGCGGCGAAACCCTGGTGAAACTCCATCAGGAAGGCAAACTGTACGACTTTCTGAAGCAGAATACCTTCGAAGGTAAGCCCCTGACCAACCTGCTGGGCGGCTGGACGGGCAGGATGTTGCCGCTGCGCGGCCTTGCCATCGTGACCTATCACAAGAACTGGGTCTACTTCTGCGACGATTTCGGCCTTGTTCAGGTTGATACCATCGAACCAAAACCCGGCATTCCGCCTTCTCCGAAACACACCAAAGAGCTGGAGGAGCGGATGCGCCGCGACGGCGTCAAGGTCATGCTGTCCGTCAACTACTTCGACGAACAGACCGTCAAATCGATTGCCGAGGCGACCGGGGCGACATACCGCATGGTTCCTTACTACGTAGGCGGTTCGGCCGGCGTGGGGGACTACTTCTGTCTCGTCGACCACTGGGTCGAGGCGCTCGTGACGATGGCCGCCGAGGCTGGTTGGAAGGGAGAGGGGCGATGA